AAGCATATAGTTTGCTCGACTTGTTCAACTCTTACATGTGGAGTGTGGTAActgtcaaggaatcaactcaattaaaagcttaagctgatggttgaggctttaggatatgttatatactctaatacgtcTCTTCACACGAAAGCCTTTTCGGCTAGAAGTGTGGACGCAACACATGCCCTTCTCATACCTgatgctaaatattccacttctaaatgaggggtgattgagattcgaacctaTGACTTCTTGTCACACTAACTtttaataccatgtcaaggaatgAACTCAAATAatagcttaagctgatggttgaggccttatgatatgttatatactctaacggtAACGACTAACGAGTCCATGACTAATGATTTGTTTCGTGGTTCTTATGTGTAAACAGATGAGTAGCAAAAGTGAAGCCGAAAGGACTGAAGCTAAGCTGCTCAAAAGATTTGATTATGCATGGAACAAACTAGGAAATGATGCACGTCGTCCTAATGACGTTCTAAacaaaattgaaaagatttcATCTCAAAACATTAATGTTCCTAAGATTGTCAAGATGTTACAATCTCTCCGCGAGCAAAAGGTTGGAATTCCTATCAAAGCGGAGAAGTTGCCCTCGTTTGAGAAGAAACCTAATTATGATATTTATAGTGAAACCGTAAGTTTCTTTGATCGAATTTTCAAGTTTTCTCGCTCACAACTTCGATTAGTACCTCATTTCAATTTTGAGGTGATCACCGAGAAGATGGAGAATGGTCATGTTTGTGGAGTGCTTTTGAGTGATGGATCCGTTTGTAATGATCCGCCTGTTAAAGGGAGAAAACGGTGTGCCAAGCACAAAGGAAGGAGATTAACGAGTGTGTCGAACAAGACGAGCATTACTTTTCCATCCATCGACCGTTCAAATATGGATGTTAAGGACAATTTCCCTCTTATTTGTGGTGTTATATTGCTCGATGGATCTCCGTGTGCAAAGCCGCCATTTACTGGTAGAAAGAGATGTGAGGAGCATAAAGGTATGAGGATTAACCATATTATGTCCACGTCTTTGAACCTTAAACTAGTAACCGAAAAGCATCTCTCGAATCTCAACCTTGTAGACTATTGTGGTGTGAATTTGGGTGACGGGAAGTTTTGCGATAGGCAGCCAGTGAAAGGAAGAAAGAGGTGTGAGCAGCATAAAGGGAAGCGAGTCAATGCATTTGTCTCttaacttatttccaaaaaatCAACGGCCTAATGCAGGGCATAACAATGTTCATGCCCTACCAATCTCAGATGTTGGCCGTACCAATACATGATTATTTCATTCTATTGCTATTGCAGTGCATATTATCTTCATACCCAGTATTCCGctcataaaaaactataatCAGTGTTTTTGGAGGGAAGTAAGGCAGAaacccatacccataaaagaggaGGCTATACCCATAAAAGAGGAGGCTGCCAAAGAGTCACTCGGCTCGAAATCTTCAGAAAAAGATGTTCCTGCAACTGTTATTAGAGCTCAACCGCTGCCACAACAAGGCGGATAAGTTCTTAACAATAACTTATTGGAGTGCATATTCTTggtcttttgttttcatttgcaaGTCTTTTTCGAGCTGAGGGTCTCTCTAATCGCACCCTCCTTATCTCCTTGATAAGAGTGTATGATTTGCCATCTTCCTTTCTCTAGATCTGATCATAACTTCTATAAAGTGAGGTAAATTGAGcatgatgatgatttttttttttaatttttattcaaatttatacACACAGGGTTATTCTATAATCCAACTATAGCATGTTGAAAGTgtacaatcaacaatgaaagaAGCAATGTAAAACAAGGAGTGTATCTTtgttcctttttctttattttttaaaattttattttgaattagggTTAGGATGTACTTTGATTTATCGGAAATGAAGAACAAATTTATGTATACCAATATTAGCATGTTGGCAGTACAATGTTTAGCTTTACAAATTTGCAGgaaattataaaataagattGATCGATAAATATTGTTTATAATTCAAGTATTGTCATTGAAAAAAACGAGAACGAAAATTACTAACTCCTCACATTATATGCCCTTTGGTAGACTACTTGCCatttgatatattatatgtCTTCTTTTTAACCCTTAAATttcatatgaaaataattattatgatcTTTCTCATCCTTTATTATAACTTCTCTGTTCGTTTGAATTTAATACATATGAATTTTATTCTTACGTAAAAACtacaatattaaaaatttaaacaaagaaatATATCACTATTAGGGGTTTCCtacatataattattttttgtatgaTAGTGTAAAAGTACTATCAACAATACAATCCCTTGATGTCAAGGGAATGATTTGAAGACACCCACAGACCACAAACTAGTATAATCACAATCTTCAATGTTTGTTGGACTTCTCACTTGAGCAACTAGCATTCCGATTCGATCTGGTCTaatattaaaagtaaatatCGCTAGATTATATGGTTTAAATTATTAGACCGGACCAGCTCGTCTTGTTTGGTCTAATCTAGCCTATGCTTTTTTTGCTTtggcattttttttaattaatatacttatttatgcaaatatttcgcACATATAATCACGAAATATAATAAGTCGTAATTAGTTGATTGcatcaacatgattttagtatatactttattatcctaaaaaataaaatttcaaaatatttagGTAGcgactaatttttaaaaataaaaaaaactatgattTTAGTTCATAGTACGATTTCTAGTCCGGTCTtgtttaaaaaagttaaaaagcaTAACTAATTCGGAAACACAATTTTTATGAAAAGGTCGGACTAAAGCGTAAACCATACCAAATACCATAATTACAGTTTGATCCGGTTGGATTTGTTTTGTGATCATAGTGATGGTGGTAGAAGTAGAACATATGTGgaagtacttaatttaaataagaaaataaaaactaggTTCAAGGAAGAAACTCGGCCTCGCGCTCGAACAAGGCATGGTGGAGTTGCTTTCTGCTTTCGTGCTCTGTAAATTTCTAAGTTTGTGGTGAAAGTATTGGCAAAAATCTGTGTATTTCGTGAAAGTTTATTCATTTAAAAGAATACACGTGTTGTTTTGCTTGCGTAAATAGTTGTATCTCAAATCAAAATATTCAAGGAAATATTTCCTCCGTCCCATTATACTtactatatttaactttttagcaatccaatgtgttattttgatcgtTTTTATATAGAATCATGAacatgtaaaaattataaaaagctaatattataaaaatatgcaatTTAACGATTAAAATAAGAtcccatttgactatatttttatgaaGCTCAAATTTTCTTTACTATGTCTAATTAGAGCATCAAAGGGGTATTTGGAAATATCACCCCAAGCAATATTGTTAACGGTTGCAAGGGCAAATACACTTCTTCGGCCAACTACATCCACAAACAAGCAACAACATCATTCAACCTCTCACATCCTAAACTAGACTTACAAGTTTACAACTCTATTGTTCATACATCATAAATTTAACTATGGCTTTACTTGTTTTTCTAGTTAGTCTTCCTTTTAGGGCTTATTTTTAGTTGACACTAACTTTAATTTAGTTAAGAAGTGTATACTTAGTCAATATTTTGTTGTTGAAGTTTCAAAAGTACTATATTGGTccattttataagaaaaaaaaaatttgctcaacacaatattttaaattctactaGAAAAATTTTAgagttttaaagaaaaaaacaaaattccTTGACCTATATTGTGGTTCAAGCTTTTTCATTAAACCGAAAACAACTagattgtaaaaaaaaaaaaaaaaccatttgaTATGAAATAAATCCAATAGAAAATAATCAACCTAAAACGACTAAATTATTAACCTAACCTACACACCTTCCTTGTGTGAAACAACGTCGTATGATAGCTTATTTTAATGAGTAAGTCTAAAATGAACTTAATCTGtgatatttttaatatagattcttaattttttatttaaaattcaaatatttctcGATCTACATCTCACATAATTCCACcctttaattcacaattttaacgCTGATGCACTAAATTCATACAAGATCAAACTCATCGAAGCTAAAACGGTTAGGGATGTAGAACAATGGTATCATTTGATTGTTGTTAGTTTGTCACTTAAATTTCCCACAACTCCAAAAATGGCAGATTTATTACCTCCTCAGAAGAAACAGTGCAATGTTTATACCTTTACTTCCATTGTTTTCATCACCTCCTTCCTCCTCGTACTCCTCATTCTTCCTAAAACCCAACGAGTGAACTCAGATCTCTTTTCACATTCCGCCATTACCATTAACCCATCTCCTCCTATTGCTTCTCTCCCTCCTTATCCATCTCTTGCACCTCCCCCCATTTTCAGACCTGAATCTACAAATATTGAAGATTCTACAGATGCAAACTTCAATGGTagaaaggaagaagatgaaactGGATTTGCCGCTGTTGAGGAAAACAAACAATTGGGTTTCATTTATGGATCTGTAATTGATAATGGGTCGGTTCTGGGAAAAGTGGATGATGTGAAGAAATGGGGTAAAACTTGCAATTTCTATATGGGTAAATGGGTTAAAGATGATGAATACCCGGTTTATCAACCGGGTTCTTGTCCATATGTTGATGAAGCATATGATTGCCAGAGTAATGGAAGGACTGATTTTGAATACATGAAATGGCGTTGGAAGCCTGATGATTGTGATCTTCCCAGGTGatttttttgtctttaatttgttgattttatctTGGGAttctttgttaatttttgtttgttttttgcttGTATTTACAATGTCATTCAATTTAGCTTAGTTAGGATTAATTGCCATGGCAGCTTAAACTCAATTATGTCTTATTTTAACTATCATAAACAGGCTATTAGTGTTTCAGTTTAGATTGCTTAGAGTCGAGGGTGTCACTGGCACCAACCTCTTATCTCCTTTGATAAGGGTATAGTGCCGTCATCTCTTGAGACCTTGATTGTAGCTTGTATGAGCCGTATATATtgggtatgataatgatgatgatgttttaattGGTTGGATGGTATTTGTGATGCTTGTTGTGAACTGAAGTTATTTTAGTGAGCATGATAGCAAATAGAAGAATGATAGTGGGTAAAAACCTCTTTATCTTCTTTGATAAAGATATAGTTTGCCGTCATCTCTTTAGACCCTGATTGTAGCTTGTATGAGCGGTATTGGGTATAAAAATGATGATCACGATTTAATTGCTTGGATGGTTTTTATTATGCTTGTTGTGAACTAAAGTTATTTAAGTGAATATGATAGCAAACTGAAGCATGATAGTGGGTATAAACCTCTTTATCTCCTTTGATAAGGATATAGTTTGCCATCATCTCTTTAGACCCCAATTGTAGCTTGTATGAGCGGTATATATTGGGT
This genomic stretch from Amaranthus tricolor cultivar Red isolate AtriRed21 chromosome 9, ASM2621246v1, whole genome shotgun sequence harbors:
- the LOC130824456 gene encoding protein EFFECTOR OF TRANSCRIPTION 2-like, with the protein product MGGPNPNPNHQIPKTTITSYPSRLKRENFQRTKHDKSFSKWKILIGPSDWEDYKASKEGAERYRVANLPSVCGPGLYEIGVAVCATGSGRDVDKLGSGSESIVVVYLGQADNVKSRLQHYGRSGSHLVNGFGLFKDVFSRGFPIVYRWAPMSSKSEAERTEAKLLKRFDYAWNKLGNDARRPNDVLNKIEKISSQNINVPKIVKMLQSLREQKVGIPIKAEKLPSFEKKPNYDIYSETVSFFDRIFKFSRSQLRLVPHFNFEVITEKMENGHVCGVLLSDGSVCNDPPVKGRKRCAKHKGRRLTSVSNKTSITFPSIDRSNMDVKDNFPLICGVILLDGSPCAKPPFTGRKRCEEHKGMRINHIMSTSLNLKLVTEKHLSNLNLVDYCGVNLGDGKFCDRQPVKGRKRCEQHKGKRVNAFVS